In Niallia sp. FSL W8-0635, one genomic interval encodes:
- a CDS encoding histidine phosphatase family protein, with product MNNRKTIYLIRHCEANGQKADAELTSNGRKQAIALAGLLEDKEIQFILSSTYLRAYESIRPLAERLRLTIHKEERLIERKLSDKNLDDWLLLLEESFTNLDIRYEGGESSRQAMDRGIAVVKECLQRKETTFAIVTHGNLLSLIWKYFDQTVGFKEWRELANPDVFQIAYQQESIRINRIWGE from the coding sequence ATGAATAATCGTAAAACCATTTACTTGATTCGCCATTGTGAGGCAAATGGACAAAAAGCTGATGCTGAATTAACCTCAAATGGGAGGAAACAAGCAATTGCGTTAGCTGGTTTGTTGGAAGACAAGGAAATTCAATTTATTTTATCTAGTACGTATTTGCGTGCCTATGAATCTATTAGACCGTTAGCAGAAAGGCTTCGATTAACCATTCATAAAGAAGAAAGGTTAATTGAGAGAAAGCTAAGTGACAAAAATTTGGATGATTGGCTTTTGCTATTAGAAGAATCCTTTACAAATCTAGATATCAGATACGAAGGTGGTGAATCGAGTAGACAAGCGATGGATAGAGGTATCGCTGTTGTAAAAGAATGTCTGCAAAGAAAGGAAACAACATTTGCTATTGTTACACATGGTAATTTGCTTTCTTTAATATGGAAATATTTTGATCAAACAGTAGGTTTTAAGGAATGGAGGGAGCTTGCGAATCCCGATGTTTTTCAAATAGCTTACCAACAAGAGAGTATAAGAATAAATCGAATATGGGGGGAATAA
- a CDS encoding GNAT family N-acetyltransferase, which translates to MIIRKAKMEDAEEIAKVHVDSWRTTYKGIVPDSYLETLHYEKREEIWRTAIPTGNVFVAENEEGRIVGFANGGKERSGQYPGYDGELYAIYLLEAYQGKGIGSTLVKKVIEYLKEKGINSMIILALEDNPACTFYETLGGKRMGTEELEIGGKEFTEVVYGWRLE; encoded by the coding sequence ATGATTATTAGAAAAGCCAAGATGGAAGACGCCGAAGAAATTGCGAAAGTGCATGTAGATAGTTGGAGAACTACTTATAAGGGAATTGTTCCCGATTCCTATTTAGAGACACTTCATTATGAGAAACGAGAAGAAATCTGGAGAACCGCTATCCCGACAGGAAATGTCTTTGTTGCAGAAAATGAAGAAGGTAGGATTGTGGGGTTCGCAAATGGTGGAAAGGAAAGAAGTGGTCAATATCCAGGTTACGATGGAGAGCTTTACGCCATCTATCTATTGGAAGCCTATCAAGGAAAAGGAATTGGCAGTACGCTCGTGAAAAAGGTTATTGAGTATTTAAAAGAAAAGGGCATTAATAGCATGATTATTCTTGCATTAGAGGATAATCCAGCCTGTACGTTTTACGAAACGCTTGGTGGAAAAAGAATGGGAACAGAAGAGCTAGAAATAGGTGGCAAGGAGTTTACTGAAGTTGTTTACGGATGGAGATTGGAATAA
- a CDS encoding NUDIX hydrolase — translation MVEQKYFHRPFGVYGILVEKDRLLVIHKKRGPYANRFDLPGGSLEPAESLAIAMRREFLEETGVKIEIENQLGMADFMFPCKWREFTHIHHIAAFYMVRKVGGEISVPEQFEGQDSLGAEWVALEDISINNASPLVLKAVEWIKTGSIGLEVTWFEEWEVKKTFHI, via the coding sequence TTGGTTGAACAGAAATACTTTCATCGACCATTTGGAGTATATGGAATTCTTGTAGAAAAGGATAGATTGTTAGTTATTCATAAGAAAAGGGGACCTTATGCCAATCGTTTTGATTTGCCGGGAGGGAGTTTAGAACCAGCTGAAAGTCTAGCTATTGCCATGCGGAGAGAGTTTTTAGAAGAAACTGGCGTAAAAATCGAAATCGAGAATCAACTCGGAATGGCTGACTTTATGTTTCCGTGTAAATGGAGAGAATTTACCCATATTCACCATATCGCAGCCTTTTACATGGTTAGAAAAGTTGGGGGAGAAATTTCAGTACCAGAACAATTTGAGGGTCAAGATTCTTTAGGAGCAGAATGGGTTGCTTTAGAGGATATTTCTATTAACAATGCTTCTCCCCTTGTGTTAAAGGCAGTGGAATGGATAAAAACAGGATCAATCGGATTAGAAGTAACATGGTTTGAAGAATGGGAAGTGAAAAAAACCTTCCATATATAA
- a CDS encoding NUDIX hydrolase, producing MEEEQLKVFDENRTPIGIAARSEIHKKGLWHETFHCWIVSEQDEQLYLYLQIRSPLKKDYPNLLDITAAGHLLAHEEAKDGVREMEEEIGISVERDELIFLGVFHYEMNNGDILDKEFAHTFLYKRNIDFKDFKLQEEEVAGIVKTRLADFYALWKGTSQVIEVNGFEVSENGERLKIHRMVGRDSFAPHPISYYNQLTQALKENL from the coding sequence ATGGAAGAGGAACAATTAAAAGTATTTGATGAAAACAGAACACCAATAGGAATTGCAGCTCGTAGCGAAATACATAAAAAGGGATTATGGCATGAGACATTTCATTGCTGGATTGTATCGGAGCAGGATGAACAATTGTACCTCTATTTGCAAATTAGAAGTCCTTTAAAAAAGGATTATCCGAATCTTTTAGATATAACGGCTGCTGGACATTTGTTAGCACATGAAGAGGCTAAAGATGGTGTAAGAGAGATGGAAGAAGAAATTGGTATAAGTGTAGAAAGGGATGAGCTAATCTTCTTAGGTGTTTTCCATTATGAAATGAATAATGGAGATATTTTGGACAAGGAATTTGCTCATACTTTTTTATATAAAAGAAATATAGATTTTAAAGATTTTAAATTGCAGGAAGAGGAAGTAGCTGGCATCGTTAAAACCAGATTAGCAGATTTCTATGCATTATGGAAAGGAACAAGTCAAGTAATCGAAGTGAACGGATTTGAAGTGAGTGAAAATGGAGAAAGATTGAAGATTCATCGTATGGTTGGTAGAGATAGCTTTGCACCTCATCCAATTTCTTATTATAATCAGTTGACTCAAGCCTTGAAGGAGAATTTATAA
- a CDS encoding DUF2777 domain-containing protein — translation MNNQHRLKLIEFQTRAFTKGTVEYINNQWIFFDEETEDASMLDEYLHQEIEIQSLNRWRKGILLEDGKVNVSGSIHFLKHEDPIRIRKHLVFALEELLDDLNDDSFHQFITTLNSMKFSIYDCIYCYNHLTFLKDEKRKNGVNMMIFDNEEGLCSVNHHFFYNEKITDRFEFTLNTGKRMIVEKLSS, via the coding sequence ATGAACAATCAGCATAGATTAAAACTTATTGAATTTCAAACACGTGCCTTTACGAAAGGTACAGTAGAATATATAAATAATCAGTGGATTTTTTTTGATGAAGAAACAGAGGACGCATCCATGCTTGATGAATATTTGCATCAAGAAATTGAGATTCAGTCCTTAAATCGTTGGAGAAAGGGAATTCTTCTAGAGGATGGCAAAGTGAATGTCTCTGGCTCTATTCATTTTCTGAAGCACGAAGATCCTATACGAATAAGAAAGCATCTTGTGTTTGCCTTAGAAGAATTATTAGATGATTTAAATGATGATAGCTTTCATCAATTTATAACTACTTTAAATTCGATGAAGTTCTCTATTTATGATTGTATTTACTGCTATAATCATCTTACTTTTTTAAAAGACGAAAAGCGCAAGAATGGTGTAAATATGATGATTTTTGATAATGAGGAAGGGCTCTGCAGTGTAAATCACCATTTTTTCTATAATGAAAAAATAACGGACCGCTTTGAATTCACCTTAAATACCGGAAAAAGAATGATTGTCGAGAAGCTGTCTTCTTGA